A portion of the Pomacea canaliculata isolate SZHN2017 linkage group LG13, ASM307304v1, whole genome shotgun sequence genome contains these proteins:
- the LOC112554382 gene encoding ankyrin repeat and KH domain-containing protein 1-like, translated as MERTNSDTLKTKVYKTDQDSFKLCRTLRMTSKFLHRFYNDIDFLKGPLHDFREITNAEYIRSHPQVVPGQHIDALQRRLAPESICGCEKSNDRSDTDNEEGYWRCILEDGDCSFLEALDPHFQIPVQLDDIPWSLVANATYIPWCCTEPYTCYPQHLACLFGHKDLARVMFEEKAADVHARDSQENTTLMLAAASGSAMTMVSLLLLLCQDEDDRKKLVTAQNKDGLTALHFAALSDDPQVVELLVDVGADVDAGQFTTLQKRHFALTPLHFALVRATRPAVSIAKMLVKSGADLNLEAAKVNSTLPCAMFVRECSCGIYLCLGIYLVPHLLLPSYGTSYDGEINSVGTAFHLAVKRSVDLSDILSEKQKRLVLNVPDHWGYLPLHSAVKNLDQKAIKFLLSLDADVNAKVTEARRTALHILFNFQLVTFYCIFCCNTLKPSLRFKSCVSLLLQQPSVNVHSRDSLGKTPLHFACERGHYAFIEQLVACGANVLVEDRQGRPPLFLAARPPDRSVREKLVDVLLRCGAALSCLNTPFDLSPVQVFYGRYDVAILLKLYRLGAMSTQNLKRMLYSIKYSMRNFTVGVSKQRKKIVRAAMAALQQEGLNPLSLYAQSIICVSKYIKAGSPQSRREAFMSLELDHFTLSTMQDLCLM; from the exons ATGGAAAGGACAAACAGCGATACACTCAAGACAAAGGTCTACAAAACAG ATCAGGACAGTTTCAAATTGTGTAGAACCCTGagaatgacatcaaaatttCTTCACCGCTTTTACAACG ACATTGATTTTCTGAAAGGCCCCTTGCACGATTTTCGGGAAATTACCAATGCAGAGTACATCCGGAGTCACCCTCAGGTTGTTCCAGGTCAGCATATTGACGCTCTGCAACGAAGACTTGCACCAGAATCGATTTGCGGATGTGAGAAAAGCAACGACAGAAGCGACACCGACAACGAGGAAGGATACTGGAGGTGTATATTGGAGGATGGTG actgCTCTTTCCTAGAAGCACTCGATCCACACTTTCAGATACCCGTTCAGCTGGATGATATACCTTGGTCATTAGTGGCCAACGCAACTTACATCCCTTGGTGCTGCACGGAGCCTTACACCTGCTACCCCCAACACCTGGCCTGTCTCTTTGGCCACAAGGATCTGGCCAGAGTGATGTTCGAGGAGAAGGCAGCTGACGTTCATGCCAGGGACAGCCAAGAAAACACTACCCTTATGCTGGCCGCTGCCTCGGGCTCTGCCATGACCATGGTTTCCCTCCTTTTGCTTCTGTGTCAGGACGAAGACGACCGAAAGAAGTTAGTGACCGCCCAGAACAAGGACGGACTCACGGCCCTTCACTTCGCGGCTCTGAGCGATGACCCGCAGGTCGTGGAGCTGCTGGTGGATGTGGGGGCTGATGTCGATGCTGGGCAGTTCACCACTTTGCAGAAGCGACACTTCGCCTTGACTCCATTGCACTTTGCCCTCGTCAGAGCCACGCGTCCTGCTGTAAGCATTGCAAAAATGTTGGTGAAGTCAGGAGCGGACCTCAACTTGGAGGCAGCCAAAGTCAACAGCACGTTGCCATGCGCGATGTTCGTTAGAGAGTGTTCCTGTGGGATTTACTTGTGTCTGGGAATTTACCTAGTACCCCATCTGCTGCTTCCCTCATACGGAACTTCGTACGATGGTGAGATCAACAGCGTGGGGACTGCTTTTCACCTGGCAGTTAAACGCAGCGTTGACCTTTCTGATATACTCTCGGAAAAGCAGAAGAGACTGGTGCTGAACGTACCCGACCATTGGGGGTACCTGCCTCTTCATTCAGCTGTCAAGAACCTCGACCAGAAGGCTATAAAGTTCCTCCTCAGCTTGGATGCTGACGTCAACGCCAAGGTGACTGAAGCGCGTAGAACGGCTCTTCACATCCTCTTTAATTTCCAGTTAGTGACATTCTATTGCATCTTCTGCTGCAACACACTGAAGCCTAGCCTCCGCTTTAAAAGCTGCGTGTCCCTTCTGCTTCAGCAACCTTCGGTGAATGTGCACTCAAGAGATTCGCTTGGAAAAACCCCGCTGCATTTTGCTTGCGAGCGTGGGCACTATGCCTTTATTGAGCAGCTGGTCGCTTGCGGGGCCAACGTCCTGGTCGAGGACAGACAGGGCAGACCGCCGCTGTTTTTGGCCGCGCGGCCCCCAGACAGGTCTGTCCGTGAAAAGCTCGTGGACGTTCTTCTGAGATGTGGAGCTGCCCTCTCGTGTCTGAATAcgccctttgacctttctcCAGTGCAAGTGTTTTACGGCCGCTATGACGTGGCCATTCTTTTAAAGCTGTACCGCCTCGGGGCCATGTCCACCCAAAATCTGAAGAGAATGCTTTATAGCATTAAATATAGCATGAGGAACTTTACTGTAGGAGTGTCTAAACAACGCAAGAAAATAGTTCGCGCGGCGATGGCTGCGTTACAACAGGAAGGATTGAATCCACTCTCACTGTATGCTCAAAGCATCATCTGTGTGTCGAAGTATATAAAGGCTGGGTCACCACAAAGCAGGAGGGAGGCGTTCATGAGTTTGGAATTGGACCACTTCACGCTGTCGACCATGCAAGATCTTTGCCTAATGTAG
- the LOC112554383 gene encoding uncharacterized protein LOC112554383 produces the protein MPFMALKQFASYVLSSSSQYNEDGWSAEQALGSPKVFPRYGDIQGSWAPQKKDNKQFLEASPRFTWFCDPVFVDAINIYETYNAGGVVDVEVLSPEGSWLSVWQADHPMVITTSRMFSVPIEKAPPFRVSALKLHVDCTASGTWVEIDAVELVGRIVDTAPPPDVTQLQEDLARLVNDKDTSDISFNIEGQTFYAHRGILSVRSQYFSLLCKDSTRKMDSIWLEGVSSQAFNCILHYLYTNKFPAKADPVTMVSVWRGEILLLNLFRIRANCVNLHRLYTEPQTSLHSLLFISFLRRIISNSYQRRMYRLWRFVCLAACIFNMTDGQSAALHNLVNILRVPSVVSVYKEAIREPPIESILELCYDFMSQNLKDLALDQSFKDLERADMIGIIQQATARMSVSKRTR, from the exons ATGCCCTTCATGGCACTCAAACAGTTCGCCTCCTATGTTCTGTCTTCCTCGTCGCAGTACAACGAGGACGG GTGGTCAGCAGAACAGGCCTTAGGATCGCCCAAAGTCTTCCCGCGTTACGGCGACATCCAAGGGTCTTGGGCTCCTCAAAAGAAGGATAACAAGCAGTTTCTTGAGGCAAGCCCCCGTTTCA CTTGGTTTTGTGACCCAGTGTTCGTTGATGCCATTAATATCTACGAGACTTACAATGCGGGGGGAGTGGTTGATGTGGAGGTACTGTCACCTGAAGGGTCCTGGCTGAGTGTGTGGCAAGCTGATCACCCGATGGTGATAACCACTAGTCGCATGTTTTCAGTGCCTATAGAGAAG GCTCCTCCTTTCCGCGTGAGTGCCCTCAAGTTGCACGTGGACTGCACTGCCTCAGGCACGTGGGTGGAGATTGACGCCGTGGAACTGGTCGGCAGAATCGTGGACACAG CGCCACCACCGGACGTGACACAGTTACAGGAAGATCTCGCGCGGCTGGTCAACGACAAGGACACCAGCGACATCAGCTTCAACATCGAGGGTCAGACATTCTACGCTCACAGGGGCATCCTGAGCGTACGATCACAGTACTTCTCGCTCTTGTGCAAGGACAGCACCCGCAAAATG GACTCAATCTGGCTAGAAGGTGTTTCCAGTCAGGCATTTAACTGTATTCTTCACTACCTCTACACCAACAAATTTCCTGCCAAAGCTGATCCTGTCACAATGGTGTCAGTGTGGAGAGGTGA AATACTCCTACTAAATTTGTTTAGGATTCGGGCTAACTGTGTAAATTTGCATAGGCTTTATACAGAGCCACAAACATCTCTACACTCTCTTTTGTTTATTAGCTTTCTCAGACGAATAATTTCGAATTCATACCAACGGAGAATGTATAGATTGTGGAGATTTGTCTGCCTAGCTGCCTGTATATTCAACATGACAGACGGACAGTCTGCTGCCCTTCACAATCTTGTGAACATCCTCAGGGTCCCCAGTGTCGTCTCGGTGTACAAAGAAGCCATCAGGGAGCCGCCCATTG AAAGCATTCTTGAACTGTGCTACGACTTCATGTCTCAGAACCTAAAGGACCTCGCACTGGATCAATCTTTCAAAGACTTGGAGAGGGCGGACATGATTGGCATCATACAGCAGGCAACGGCTCGCATGTCTGTGTCAAAACGAACGCGCTAG